A window of the Canis lupus baileyi chromosome 8, mCanLup2.hap1, whole genome shotgun sequence genome harbors these coding sequences:
- the GFI1 gene encoding zinc finger protein Gfi-1, with protein sequence MPRSFLVKSKKAHSYHQPRSPGPDYSLRLENVLAPGGADGTSSAGGAQTEPRGRLSPESQLTEAPDRSSASPGSCEGSVCDRSSEFEDFWRPPSPSVSPASEKSVCPSLDEAQPFPLPFKPYSWRGLAGSDLRHLVHSYRPCAALDRGAGLGLFCERAPEPGHPAALYGPERAAGGAGAGAPGGGSAGGGAAGGSGLGLYGDFGPAAAGLYERPTAAAGGLYSERGHGLHADKGAGVKVESELLCTRLLLGGGSYKCIKCSKVFSTPHGLEVHVRRSHSGTRPFACEMCGKTFGHAVSLEQHKAVHSQERSFDCKICGKSFKRSSTLSTHLLIHSDTRPYPCQYCGKRFHQKSDMKKHTFIHTGEKPHKCQVCGKAFSQSSNLITHSRKHTGFKPFGCDLCGKGFQRKVDLRRHRETQHGLK encoded by the exons ACGGCACCTCGAGTGCAGGCGGGGCGCAGACGGAGCCCCGGGGTCGTCTGTCCCCCGAGTCCCAGCTGACCGAGGCCCCTGACAGATCCTCCGCATCCCCGGGCAGCTGTGAGGGCAGCGTCTGCGACCGGAGCTCAGAGTTTGAGGACTTCTGGAGACCCCCGTCGCCCTCTGTGTCTCCAG CCTCGGAGAAGTCGGTGTGCCCGTCGCTGGACGAAGCTcagcccttccccctgcccttcaAGCCGTACTCTTGGAGAGGCCTGGCGGGTTCTGACCTTCGGCACTTGGTGCACAGCTACCGGCCGTGCGCGGCCCTGGATCGCGGCGCCGGCCTGGGCCTCTTCTGCGAGCGCGCCCCGGAGCCTGGCCACCCCGCGGCGCTCTACGGCCCCGAgcgggctgcgggcggcgcgggggccggggcgcccgggggagGAAGCGCAGGAGGTGGCGCTGCCGGCGGCTCGGGCCTGGGGCTCTACGGCGACTTCGGGCCCGCGGCGGCAGGGCTGTACGAGCGGCCcacggcggcggcgggagggctGTACTCGGAGCGCGGCCACGGGCTGCACGCGGACAAGGGCGCAGGCGTCAAGGTGGAGTCGGAGCTGCTGTGCACCCGCCTGCTGCTGGGCGGCGGCTCCTACAAGTGCATCAAGTGCAGCAAG GTGTTCTCCACGCCGCACGGGCTCGAGGTGCACGTGCGCAGGTCCCACAGCGGCACGAGACCCTTTGCGTGCGAGATGTGCGGCAAGACTTTCGGGCACGCGGTGAGCCTGGAGCAGCATAAAGCCGTGCACTCGCAG GAACGAAGCTTTGACTGTAAGATCTGTGGCAAAAGCTTCAAGAGGTCATCTACGCTGTCCACACACTTGCTCATCCACTCAGACACCCGGCCCTACCCTTGTCAGTACTGTGGCAAGAGGTTCCACCAGAAGTCAGACATGAAGAAACACACCTTCATCCACACTG GTGAGAAGCCCCACAAATGCCAGGTGTGTGGGAAGGCATTCAGCCAGAGCTCCAACCTCATCACCCACAGCCGCAAACATACAGGCTTCAAACCCTTTGGCTGTGACCTCTGTGGGAAGGGCTTCCAGAGGAAGGTGGACCTCAGGCGGCACCGGGAGACACAGCATGGGCTCAAATGA